In Armatimonadota bacterium, the genomic stretch CCGCTTCGGCTGGACGATCAAGCAGTAAACTCTTGCCGTACTATGGCAACCATCCTTGACGGGCTCGCTCTCTCCAAAATCGTTCGCGCTGAGCTTGCCGAGCGAGTTGCCGCCCTCAGAGTAAAGGGAGTCACGCCTCGGCTCGACGTTGTCGTCGCCGCCCAAGACCCTGCTTCCGTTGCCTACGTCAACATGAAAAAGAAATGGGCCGCCGCCGCTGGCATGATCGGCGAACAGTTCGAGATTGACGAAAAAACCACCCAACAGGAGTTGATCGACATCATCGGTTCGCTCAACGCAAATCCCGCAGTCCACGGAGTCCTCCTTCAGCACCCGCTTCCAAAACACCTCGACGAGAACGCTGCCTTGCTTGCTCTTGGAGCGGAAAAAGATGCCGACGGGATCACTCCCGCATCTTTGGGACGCCTGACCGCTGGACTCGATGGATTCCGCTGCGCGACCCCGCTGGGCATCACCAAAATTCTCGACCACTACAACATCGACGTCACCGGAAAGCGCGCTCTTGTCATCGGTCGAAGCCACATCCTCGGCAAACCGATGGCTCTGATGCTGCTCGAAAGGAACGCCACCGTCACCATCGCCCACAGCAAAACCCTGGACCTCGCCGACCGATGCCGTGAAGCCGACATACTCGTCGCCGCCGTTGGCCGCGCCGAGATGGTCAAAGGCGATTGGATCAAGCCTGGAGCCACTGTCATTGATGCCGGATATAACAAAGTTGAGGGCCGAAAAGGTGATGTTGGGGACGTTCACTTCGAGTCCGCTGTTGAAATAGCCGGAGCGATCACTCCCGTCCCCGGCGGAGTCGGGCCGATGACGGTCGCCAGTCTATTGAGCAATGCAGTTACAGCGGCGGAAAAAACGGTTTCGTAAAGTGATTCTCTGGCTTTGTCTAGGGGTCGGACTCTACTTTGGGATGTGCTACAAGCTGGCCGACGGCTTGATTCATATGCCCAGATCCCATCCCGAGAAGCCATCTGAGTTTGCCGTCTGGCAACCCGTCAAAGATGTGAACGCCTGGGTGACTCCTTCAATCCTTGACGGGAAGCGAGAGACCGTCTTCGTCCTCTGTCACGGCCTAGGCGGAAATCGTGGTTACTACGCCAACACCGGCCTCGAGCTCCAAAAGCGCGGCTACCAGGTCGTTATATTGCCAATGACGGGCCAAGACGACAACCCCTCCGAAACCGTCGGCTTCGGCCCGGCTGAGTCCGAACTCATCCGCCAAACAGTCCGTGCCCTTAAGGCCGAGCGGACCATTCTCGTCGGCTGCTCGCTGGGCGGAGCCGCCGCCTGGCTCGCCTCGGATGAGCCTGGTGTGAGTGCCGTGGTTTCAGATTCTGCCTTTGCGCGATTGGACGAGGCTTGCGAAGCATGGCTCAAAAAAGACCTCCCCTACGGCAACATCCTCCTCCGCCCCGTGATCTGGTTCGGCACGGCGAGGGTTGGGGTTAAGCCCAGCGAGGTGAACCCGGTAGATACCGCTAAAAAATGGATGATTTGGGGTGCACAGATCAGCGAACTTGATGAGAAAGGCAAACCAATGGGCACACCGAACCTCCGTAGGCCAGCCCTCGTCATCCACGGCGCCGAGGACCGTCTTTTCGGCAAATCCAACGCTGAAGCGTTGGCCAAAGCCGCCGAAGCCGACCTATGGATCGTCCCCGACAAAGGCCATGCTCAACCCGTCGATGATCCCGGGTATGTAGATCGGCTCATCAAGCTAGCGAATTCGACAGCTGCAAGCTAACATTCCTCATCCTCTCGAATCGCTTCCAGCTCCTCCGCCGACTCCATCCAAACCATGAGCAATTTCGTTGGCTCATCCGGATGTTGGGACGGCAAAGCTGACTCGTAGCGGTGCCGATGACGCGAAAAGAAGATCATCGAGTCTCCGGGCTGCAGCATAATGACCTCTTTCGCAAGCGTCACCTTCAGAAGTCCTTGAAGGCAATAGACGTACTCCTCACCCGAATGGCGGAACCCCTCAATGTCCTGGTCGCCGTAGAGCTCCATCATCGCCGCCTCCAGTTTTCCGCCCCTCAAAGCGCAATTCGAGTTCTGCAGGAAGCCGCTGACAAAACCCAAGTTCCCGAGGCGCTTTCGTTCAGTAGCACTCTCGACTTTGGCAAAGTCGACTACGGTGCTGGGCGCCTTCTGTTTTCGAAATGCCACCCCCCAGTCTTCATCCGACCGCCGATGAATCCGGTAGTCGCGATCCCAATCCTCGCTTACGACCATGAGGTTCGGAATGACGGTCTGAAGCGCCACGCAAAGCCGGTCCAGCGCATCTTCTGAAATCGGCTCGCCTCTCTCAATCCTCATCAAGGTCGTCTTGCTGATTCTCGCCCGAGCAGAAAGCGCCCGAATCGAGAGTCCGCGCGACTCTCTAAGGTGCCGGATGCGCGGACCTGCGATCCTAGCTGCCTCTTCGACGTTTTCGTACCCTCTCCAACTTAATTTCGGCATCTTCTTATTACTCTGGCTGGTGCGCACCCGGATTGGTTTAGCGAAAACTCTAAACGTTCCTAACCATGACCCAAATCCTGCCGGATTGGGTCATTTTGAACCCAAGTTTGCTCCACAATAGGGAACATATCATCCGTGAATGATAGTAGATTTTAGCAAGTCCCAGAACTTGGGGGAAGAAATCAAATGAAGATTCGCACTCAATCACTTTTCGCCGTCGGCATTGCGACGGCACTAATCGGCTGCGGAGGCTCCGGCACAACTACACCGTTGGTCACACTCGACAAAAGCTCAGCCCGAGCTGCCGTCAAAGAAGCGGCTGGTTCGGTTCAGTCCGTCAAGTCTTCCAATGCAAAGCTCGCCAGAGAGGCAAGCTCCAAACTCTCACTCCAGTCGAGAGAACACGACGGCGACGGAGAGCAGGAAGGAGGCGGAGGAACCGAAGGCGGTAACCCGAACGGAATTTGGTACAAGACAACCAAGGAGGAGTATGGTTTTGCTAATGGTAACGAGTTTCGGAGTGTTTTTGAAGGCGACATGTTCTCCGATGCCGAACATATTAACAAAATTGGCTACCAGAACAACTATGTCCGCTATGAGGATGTGGTTGGGTTCAACGAAACCGACTATCACTTCACGAGCGGGATATACGCTCCAAATCGGTACAAATCGAGCACAATGCTCAACCCCATTTCCGGTAAGTCGTCATACGAGACCCTGATTATCGACAAGGGAGATGATGGGAAAATCTATGAAACCATCTCAAAGTTCAAGCAGGAGAGCTGGGAATCGAAGACCGAATTCGAGATTTCGTTCTCAGTCGGAGGTAGCCGCTACATCTTTATCGGTTCGGTTGAAGACAACGGCGTTGTTCAATCCAGCTGGACAAACTCGCTCGGTTACAAGATCAATTGGAGAGTCAACCAAGACGGATCTGGTTCCATAAGGCTCGAAAACGCCAACAACCCCCTCTGCCCTGCAACTGGTGAGTACGGAGTCGACGGAAAAGGCACACTGACCTTCGCCGATGGAACACAAGAAGCGTTCGACATGAATGCCGAAAACTTCTGGCAATAAGGATTCTGAGGAGCACGACTCAGATGTCGCGGGGTCTTAGGGCCCCGCTTTTTTGTGCCAGCCGCTTGTATCTTGCACGTTGCATTGGGAGAGCCGACCCTCCTATACTTGCCAAATGGTTCGCGCTGCTGCCGTTGCCTGCTTCCTCCTTTCGATTGCCATGTCCACTGCCCAAACCCGACCCACTCCGTCGCCCCGTCAGCTCGCATGGCACAAGATGGAGTACTACGGCTTCGTCCACTTTGGTCCAAACACGTTCAGCGGAAAAGAGTGGGGTGAAGGCAACGAGGACCCGCGCAGCTTTAACCCGACCCAACTTGACACTCGCCAGTGGGCGAAGACGTTCAAGAAAGCCGGGATGAAGGGCGTCATTCTGACCGCCAAGCACCACGACGGGTTTTGCCTCTGGCCAAGCAAGTTCTCCACCCACACTGTCGCCCAATCCCCACTCAAGCGAGACGTACTTAAAGAACTCTCTCAAGCTTGCAAAGCCGAGGGACTCAAACTCGGTGTCTACCTGTCGCCTTGGGATCGAAACCACCCAACCTACGGCACCGACAAGTACAACGATACGTTTGTCGGCATGCTCGAAGAAGTCCTAGGCAACTACGGTGAAGTTTTTGAAGTCTGGTTCGACGGAGCCAACGGCGAGGGCGCAAACGGCAAAAAGCAGGTTTACGACTGGAAGCGGTACATCGACACCGTCCGCCGACTCCAGCCCAAGGCCGTGATCTTCTCCGACGCGGGCCCCGACGTCCGCTGGGTCGGAAACGAATCCGGAAAGAGCCCGAGCACCAACTGGGCAACCATCAACCGCAGCCGCTACGTCCCGGGTACGTCGCTCTACAAAGAACTCGGCGAAGGTGACCCGAACGGCACCGATTGGGTGCCAAGCGAGTGCGACGTGAGCATCCGACCAGGTTGGTTTTGGCGTGAATCCGAAAACGCAAAGGTCAAGAGCGCCACCGATCTGGAGAACCTGTTCTATCAATCCGTCGGTAACGGCTCCTCCTTTCTCCTCAACGTTCCACCCGATACCAGAGGTCTCATTCATGAAAATGACGTCAAGTCTTTGCTCGGACTAAGGGCCAAACTCGACAAGACCTTCAAAACCCCGCTCAGTGCTCCAATCAAGGTAGAAGACACTAAATCCCTCTCAATCAACTTCAAAAAACCCACACTCATCGACCGAATCGAGCTGAACGAGGAAATCGCCAAGGGGCAAACCATCGCCCAATTTGACGTCAAGGGCCAAGTTAATGGCAAGTGGGAATCCCTCGCCACCGGAACGACCATCGGCAACAAGCGCCTCTTCCGCGTCGTTCCGACGACGGTCACTTCGCTCAAACTCACGGTGGAAAAAGCGTACGGGGCACCGATCATCTCTAGCTTCCGTGCCTTCAACAGCGGCGAGCAAAGCTTTATGACCGAAAGCAAAGCCCAAAAAGACGCCCGAATGGCGTGGTGGCGCGATGCTCGTTTTGGGATGTTCATCCACTGGGGACTTTACTCAGTCCCCGCCGGAACTTGGAACGGCAAGGAGTACGGAGGCGCATCCGAGTGGCTCATCAACTCGGCACAGATCAAAATCAAAGACTGGGAGCCGCTCCAAAAGCAGTTCAATCCGGTCAACTTCAACGCGAAAGAAATTGTCAGGGTTGCCCGAGCGGCGGGAATGAAGTACATCGTCATAACCAGTAAGCACCACGAAGGATTCGCCATGTGGCCGACCAAAGAAGGCACTTGGGACATCGGACACACTCAGTTCAAACGCGATCCCCTGAAGGAGCTCAGCGACGAGTGCAAAAGGCAGGGCATCAAATTCTGC encodes the following:
- a CDS encoding bifunctional 5,10-methylenetetrahydrofolate dehydrogenase/5,10-methenyltetrahydrofolate cyclohydrolase yields the protein MATILDGLALSKIVRAELAERVAALRVKGVTPRLDVVVAAQDPASVAYVNMKKKWAAAAGMIGEQFEIDEKTTQQELIDIIGSLNANPAVHGVLLQHPLPKHLDENAALLALGAEKDADGITPASLGRLTAGLDGFRCATPLGITKILDHYNIDVTGKRALVIGRSHILGKPMALMLLERNATVTIAHSKTLDLADRCREADILVAAVGRAEMVKGDWIKPGATVIDAGYNKVEGRKGDVGDVHFESAVEIAGAITPVPGGVGPMTVASLLSNAVTAAEKTVS
- a CDS encoding alpha/beta fold hydrolase, encoding MILWLCLGVGLYFGMCYKLADGLIHMPRSHPEKPSEFAVWQPVKDVNAWVTPSILDGKRETVFVLCHGLGGNRGYYANTGLELQKRGYQVVILPMTGQDDNPSETVGFGPAESELIRQTVRALKAERTILVGCSLGGAAAWLASDEPGVSAVVSDSAFARLDEACEAWLKKDLPYGNILLRPVIWFGTARVGVKPSEVNPVDTAKKWMIWGAQISELDEKGKPMGTPNLRRPALVIHGAEDRLFGKSNAEALAKAAEADLWIVPDKGHAQPVDDPGYVDRLIKLANSTAAS
- a CDS encoding helix-turn-helix domain-containing protein yields the protein MPKLSWRGYENVEEAARIAGPRIRHLRESRGLSIRALSARARISKTTLMRIERGEPISEDALDRLCVALQTVIPNLMVVSEDWDRDYRIHRRSDEDWGVAFRKQKAPSTVVDFAKVESATERKRLGNLGFVSGFLQNSNCALRGGKLEAAMMELYGDQDIEGFRHSGEEYVYCLQGLLKVTLAKEVIMLQPGDSMIFFSRHRHRYESALPSQHPDEPTKLLMVWMESAEELEAIREDEEC
- a CDS encoding alpha-L-fucosidase; protein product: MVRAAAVACFLLSIAMSTAQTRPTPSPRQLAWHKMEYYGFVHFGPNTFSGKEWGEGNEDPRSFNPTQLDTRQWAKTFKKAGMKGVILTAKHHDGFCLWPSKFSTHTVAQSPLKRDVLKELSQACKAEGLKLGVYLSPWDRNHPTYGTDKYNDTFVGMLEEVLGNYGEVFEVWFDGANGEGANGKKQVYDWKRYIDTVRRLQPKAVIFSDAGPDVRWVGNESGKSPSTNWATINRSRYVPGTSLYKELGEGDPNGTDWVPSECDVSIRPGWFWRESENAKVKSATDLENLFYQSVGNGSSFLLNVPPDTRGLIHENDVKSLLGLRAKLDKTFKTPLSAPIKVEDTKSLSINFKKPTLIDRIELNEEIAKGQTIAQFDVKGQVNGKWESLATGTTIGNKRLFRVVPTTVTSLKLTVEKAYGAPIISSFRAFNSGEQSFMTESKAQKDARMAWWRDARFGMFIHWGLYSVPAGTWNGKEYGGASEWLINSAQIKIKDWEPLQKQFNPVNFNAKEIVRVARAAGMKYIVITSKHHEGFAMWPTKEGTWDIGHTQFKRDPLKELSDECKRQGIKFCTYHSILDWHHPDHTPREKYDLRPEVKADFERYVRYLKAQLKEVVTRYNPAVMWFDGEWLNTWNHERGVDLYNYVRGLKPDIIINNRVDTGRAGMSGLSASGFAGDFGTPEQEIPADGLSIDWESCMTMNGSWGYHAGDNNWKSADTLIFNLVDCASKGGNYLLNVGPTALGEIPPASVERLEAVGKWLHLNGEAIYGTQASPFAKPLSWGRVTRKGNTLYCTVFDKNAFQIELPGLQTPIKSAKLLGSGKSLPIIDGLASPLIEVPAEIKEPVVIKVELEGEPSIVKVLPQQNLNGSFTFLAADATINGTTAKFEDAKKAIGFWTNQTDSVFWDINIVRPGKYKLQLEYACEAGSEGSLCSLLSGDIETQFTIASTGGWSTFKTLDLGEVNLTKTGKTRFEAKVRMMPKGAVMNLKSIKLITP